A region from the Indicator indicator isolate 239-I01 chromosome 4, UM_Iind_1.1, whole genome shotgun sequence genome encodes:
- the SIX4 gene encoding homeobox protein SIX4 — protein sequence MSSASPTDEIAGAVEIKQENVMEILSEASKVPPDGVAAGALNPAPPPPPAAAPFPMEHAASTATAAAAEEGAADQVLLHTELLARNHHAASSPSSSSSSSSSSSQTPLAFSPDHVACVCEALQQGGNLDRLARFLWSLPPSDLLRGNESLMKARALVAFHQGIYAELYSILESHNFDSSNHPLLQELWYKARYTEAERARGRPLGAVDKYRLRRKYPLPRTIWDGEETVYCFKEKSRNALKDFYKLNRYPSPAAKRNLAKITGLSLTQVSNWFKNRRQRDRNPSETQSKSESDGNPSTEDESSKGQEDLSPHTLSSSTDGIASLSLPGHTEPVYMQQLGNTKIALSSSGVLLNGNLVPASTSPVFLNGSSFLQGPNGVILNGLSVGASQTVTLNSPKTTSNVVSNGVSITDILSPSSEDVKDLKLLQASVPNVTAATFSPSNIPVSFPGLISSSEVKREDVQTAASQDGGSVVTFTAPVQINQYGIVQIPNSGTNGQLLNGSIGFSSLQLPPVSVAASQGNVSVNPSTTDGGTFTTESPTVQQGKVFFSPLPPSAVVYTVPNSGQAVGSVKQEGLERSLVFSQLMPVSQNTQLNINMSSENISSGGLQSLASSLVNVMPSHNFSLTPPTLLNAAELNSGISESQSMSSPVTSTSTVISISNTNYATLQNCSLITSQDLLSISTAQPTLGEIVSTSGDRVSHSSAQVHEDFVREHRLVLEAVPDVKENFLPNSESKSTGNLMMLDSKSKYVMSNMVDTVCEELETDKKELAKLQTVQMDEDMQDL from the exons atgtCTTCTGCCTCCCCCACGGACGAGATCGCGGGCGCAGTGGAGATCAAGCAGGAAAATGTGATGGAAATTCTCTCTGAAGCAAGCAAGGTACCCCCCGACGGGGTTGCGGCGGGAGCCCTCAACCCAGCGCCGCCGCCCCCTCCCGCCGCGGCCCCGTTCCCCATGGAGCACGCAGCCTCTaccgccaccgccgccgccgcggaGGAAGGAGCCGCGGACCAGGTACTGCTCCACACAGAACTCCTGGCGAGGAATCACCAcgctgcctcctctccctcctcctcttcttcatcctcttcctcctcctcgcAGACCCCCCTGGCTTTCTCTCCGGACCATGTCGCCTGCGTCTGTGAGGCGCTGCAGCAAGGTGGGAACCTGGACCGCCTGGCCAGGTTCCTGTGGTCTTTGCCCCCGAGCGATCTGCTACGTGGCAACGAGAGCTTGATGAAAGCTCGGGCGCTGGTGGCTTTCCACCAGGGCATCTACGCAGAACTCTATAGCATCCTGGAGAGTCACAACTTCGACTCCTCCAACCACCCGCTCCTGCAGGAGCTCTGGTACAAGGCTCGATACACCGAGGCGGAGCGAGCCCGGGGCAGACCTTTGGGGGCGGTGGACAAGTACAGGCTGCGAAGGAAATACCCTCTGCCCAGGACGATCTGGGACGGCGAGGAGACGGTCTACTGCTTCAAGGAGAAGTCCCGCAACGCGCTGAAAGATTTTTATAAACTGAACCGGTACCCCTCACCAGCCGCCAAGCGCAACCTGGCCAAGATCACTGGGCTGTCCCTCACCCAGGTCAGCAACTGGTTCAAGAATCGCAGGCAGCGGGACCGAAACCCTTCCGAGACCCAGTCCAAAAG CGAGTCAGATGGCAACCCTAGCACAGAAGATGAATCCAGTAAGGGGCAAGAGGATTTATCTCCCCATACACTCTCCAGCTCAACCGATGGCATTGCCAGTCtcagccttcctggccacacAGAGCCTGTCTACATGCAGCAACTTGGAAACACTAAAATAGCCTTGAGCTCATCTGGGGTGTTGTTGAATGGAAACCTTGTGCCTGCCAGTACCTCTCCCGTCTTTCTCAATGGTAGCTCTTTTCTTCAGGGACCCAACGGTGTCATTCTCAATGGACTCAGTGTGGGGGCTTCGCAGACAGTTACCTTAAATTCACCCAAAACCACATCAAATGTTGTGAGCAATGGGGTGTCCATTACTGACATACTGTCACCTTCATCAGAAGATGTTAAGGACCTCAAACTCCTTCAGGCTTCAGTCCCCAATGTGACAGCAGCCACCTTTAGCCCCAGCAACATCCCGGTCTCATTCCCGGGATTGATATCAAGCTCAGAGGTGAAAAGGGAAGATGTACAAACTGCTGCTTCCCAAGATGGAGGCTCTGTAGTTACTTTTACTGCTCCTGTCCAAATAAACCAGTATGGCATTGTCCAGATCCCCAATTCAGGAACAAATGGCCAGTTGCTGAACGGAAGCAttggtttttcttctctgcagctgcctcctgtTTCTGTGGCAGCTTCACAAG GTAATGTTTCAGTAAATCCCAGCACGACTGATGGAGGAACTTTTACAACTGAATCTCCAACAGTGCAGCAGGGAAAGGTTTTCTTCAGCCCCCTTCCCCCAAGTGCAGTTGTTTATACAGTTCCAAATTCAGGCCAGGCAGTAGGCTCTGTCAAGCAAGAAGGACTGGAAAGAAGCCTTGTATTTTCTCAGTTGATGCCAGTCAGTCAGAACACTCAACTAAATATCAACATGTCTTCTGAAAACATATCCAGTGGAGGACTCCAGTCCCTGGCCTCCTCGTTAGTGAATGTAATGCCCTCACATAATTTTTCCCTCACACCACCAACTCTTTTAAATGCTGCAGAACTGAACTCTGGTATCTCGGAGAGCCAGTCCATGTCATCACCTGTGACCAGTACCTCTACCGTGATATCTATCAGCAACACTAACTATGCAACCCTTCAGAACTGTTCCCTCATCACTAGTCAAGATCTGTTGTCCATTTCTACAGCACAGCCCACTCTCGGAGAAATTGTTTCTACAAGCGGAGAccgtgtcagccactcctctgcACAAGTACACGAAGATTTTGTCAGAGAGCACAGGTTGGTTCTGGAAGCCGTACCTGATGTCAAAGAGAATTTCTTACCTAATTCTGAGAGTAAGTCAACTGGCAATCTAATGATGCTGGATTCAAAATCCAAGTATGTTATGAGTAACATGGTTGACACGGTTTGTGAAGAACTGGAAACAGACAAAAAGGAACTTGCCAAACTGCAGACAGTTCAGATGGATGAAGATATGCAAGACttgtaa